In Elgaria multicarinata webbii isolate HBS135686 ecotype San Diego chromosome 19, rElgMul1.1.pri, whole genome shotgun sequence, a genomic segment contains:
- the TMEM203 gene encoding transmembrane protein 203 yields MLFSLRELVQWLGFAPFELLLQAVALLAASVLLVLKADGGAPGLSWWGVFSPFFAADGLSTYFTTIVSVRLFQDGEKRLAVLRLFWILTLLSLKFVFEMLLCQKLSQKSDELWFGLIMSPVFILLQLLMIRACRVN; encoded by the coding sequence ATGCTGTTCTCGCTGCGGGAGCTGGTGCAGTGGCTGGGCTTCGCGCCCTTCGAGCTGCTGCTGCAGGCGGTGGCGCTGCTGGCCGCCtcggtgctgctggtgctgaagGCGGACGGCGGGGCGCCCGGGCTGAGCTGGTGGGGGGTCTTCAGCCCCTTCTTCGCCGCCGACGGGCTGAGCACCTACTTCACCACCATCGTCTCGGTGCGCCTCTTCCAGGACGGCGAGAAGCGGCTGGCCGTGCTGCGCCTCTTCTGGATCCTCACCTTGCTCAGCCTCAAGTTCGTCTTCGAGATGCTGCTGTGCCAGAAGCTGAGCCAGAAGAGCGACGAGCTGTGGTTCGGCCTCATAATGTCGCCCGTCTTCATCCTCCTCCAGCTGCTCATGATCCGCGCCTGCCGGGTCAATTAG